In the Solibacillus sp. FSL K6-1523 genome, one interval contains:
- a CDS encoding adenine phosphoribosyltransferase, with translation MDLKQFVTTVENWPKEGISFKDITTIMDNGPAYKYATDQIVEYAKEVGAEIIVGPEARGFIIGCPVAYALEIGFAPVRKPGKLPREVISAEYGLEYGTDTLTMHHDAVKPGQKVLICDDLLATGGTVEATIRLIEQLGGVVVGCAFLIELEELKGREKIANYPMKTLIQY, from the coding sequence ATGGATTTAAAACAATTTGTGACAACTGTAGAAAACTGGCCGAAAGAAGGCATTAGCTTCAAAGATATTACAACGATTATGGATAACGGTCCAGCATACAAATATGCAACAGATCAAATTGTTGAATATGCAAAAGAAGTAGGCGCTGAAATTATCGTAGGTCCAGAGGCGCGCGGTTTTATTATCGGTTGCCCTGTTGCCTATGCACTTGAAATCGGATTTGCACCGGTTCGTAAGCCAGGAAAATTACCACGTGAAGTAATTTCGGCGGAATATGGTTTAGAATATGGAACAGATACGTTAACAATGCATCATGATGCTGTAAAACCAGGTCAAAAAGTATTGATTTGTGATGATTTATTAGCAACTGGTGGTACGGTAGAAGCAACGATCCGATTGATTGAACAATTAGGTGGAGTTGTTGTTGGTTGCGCGTTTTTAATTGAGCTTGAAGAGTTAAAAGGGCGCGAAAAAATCGCAAACTACCCAATGAAAACGTTAATTCAATATTAA